The window TAAAGTTCCTCCCGAGTTTGCACCTGAGAGAGGTCGGGCAAGTCGTCCCATCCAATGACCGCAACCCTGTTATTCAGGGCAAACTCTTCCTGCTCACCGCGTTTCCCCGCCCGCACCAACCAAAGCGCCATGCCTCCCACCTCCCCCCAAGATATTCTCTTCGCCGGGAAGCGAAGCCTCCCGAGGCAAACCGGGTCCTATGGAAGTATATTGAGCGCAAATGCGCGTGGCCCTCTTCATCACCTGCCTGGCGGACCAGTTCTACGCCGAGGCCGGGGTGGCGGCGGTGAGGCTCCTAAGGGCCCTGGGGGTGGAGGTGGACTTCCCCGAGGGCCAGACCTGCTGCGGCCAGCCCGCCTTCAACGCCGGGTACTGGGACGAGGCGAGGCCCCTCGCCAAAAGGACCCTGGAGGTCTTTGAGGAGGCGGAGTACGTGGTCCTGCCCTCGGGAAGCTGCACCAGCATGGTGAAGAACCACTACCCCGAGCTCCTTCCCGGAAACCGGGAGGCTTTGGCGATGGCGGAGAAGACCTACGAGCTCTCCCAGTTTCTGGTGCGGGTCCTCGGGGTGGAGAAGCTCGGGGAGGGGCTTAAAGGGAGGAGGGTGGCCTACCACCACGGCTGCCACGCCCTAAGGGAACTCGGGGTGCGGGAGGAGCCCCTTCTCCTCCTGCAAAACGCCGGGGCCGAGGTCCTCCCCTGGGAGGCCTGGGAGGAGTGCTGCGGCTTCGGGGGGCTTTTCTCGGTGAAGCTCCCCGAGGTCTCCCTGGCCATGGCGGACCGGAAGCTCGCCACCTTGCCCAAGGCCGAGGTCCTTACCTCCACGGACGCGGGCTGCCTCCTCCACCTCGCGGGGCGCCTGGGCAAGAAGGGCGAGAACCTCAGGGTGGCCCCCCTCGCCACCCTGCTCTGGGAGGCGTATGCGGGCTAAGGCGAAGCTCTACCCCAAGGAAGCGGCAAGGCTCATCCGGGAAAAGCCCGGGGTGCGGGAGGCGGTCACCGGGGCCACCCTCCACTTTGAAAGGAACCGCCTCAAGGCCTACGCCGAGGTCCCCATTGAGGCGTGGCGGGAACGGGCCAAGGCGGTGAAGGACCACGTCCTCACCCACCTGGACCACTACCTGGAGCTCGCGGAAAGGCGCCTTCGGGAAAACGGCGTCCAGGTGCACTGGGCCGAGACCCCGGAGGACGCCCACCGGGTCTTAAGGGAGGTGGTGGCCCGGCACGGGGTGAAGCGGGCGGTGAAGGCCAAGAGCATGCTCACCGAGGAGCTCGGGGTGAACCCCCTCCTCGAGGCCCTGGGGGTGGAGGTCTACGAGACGGACCTCGGGGAGTACCTGATCCAGCTTCTGGGCGAGCCCCCGAGCCACATCGTGGGCCCCGCCATCCACCTCTCCTTGGAGGAGATCCAGAGGCTCTTCCACCAGCGCTTCGGCACCCCTTTGGACGCCCCCCCTGAGGCCCTGGCCCAGGTGGCCCGCAAGGTGCTACGGGAGGCCTTCCTCACCGCCGAGCTCGGCATCAGCGGGGCCAACTTCCTGGTGGCGGAAACCGGCACCCTGGCCCTCATGGAGAACGAGGGGAACATAAGGCTTTCCACCTCCCTCCCCAGGGTCCACGTGGCCTTCGTGGGGATAGAGAAGCTTCTTCCCCGCTTCGCCGACCTCGCCCTCTTCCTCCCCCTCGCCGCCCGGGCGGCCACGGGGCAGCGCCTTTCCACCTTCGTCTCCCTCATCCAGGGCCCCGCCAGGGAGGGGGAGGAGGGCCCCCTGGAGGTCCACGTGGTCCTGGTGGACCACGGGCGCACCGCCCTCCTCCATGACCCCGAGGCCTGGGAGACCCTGAGGTGCCTCCGCTGCGGGGCCTGCCTCAACGCCTGCCCCGTCTACCGCCAGACCGGGGGGCACCCCTACGGCTACGTCTACTCCGGCCCCATCGGGGCGGTCCTGGACCCCGGGCTCCTCACCCTGGAGGAGGCCTACCCCCTGCCCTACGCCTCCACCCTCTGCGGGGCCTGCCTGGAGGCCTGCCCGGTGAAGATCCCCATCCCCAAGCTCCTCCTCACCTGGCGGCACCGGGCGGTGGAGGAGGGCCTCACCCCCTCGTGGGAGCACGGGGCCATGCGGGCCTTCCGCAAGGTCATGGAAAGCCCCGCCCTCTACCGCCTCTTCTCCAAGGGCTTAAGGGGCCTTCCCCTCCCCCAGGACCTCCTCCCCCTCCTTAAGGCCTGGACGGAGGGCAGGGGCCCCCTGAAGCCAAGCCCCAAGCCCTTCCACGAGCTCTGGAAGGAGGTGGAGCGTGGAGGCTAGGACCAGGATCCTCGCCCGGGTGCAGCGGGCCCTAAAGGAGCGCCCCAAGGCCCTCCTCCCCGAGCACCCCCACACCCCCCTTCACGAGGACCCCGTGGACCTCCTCCTGAGGCGCCTTCAGGAAAACGGGGCCGAGGCCACGAGGCTTCCCCGGGAAGAGGCCAAAGCCTTCGCCCAACGCCTCGCCGAGGGGCTTCCCGGGGCCGCCTTCGGCAAGACCCTCCCCCAGGACCTCAGGCCCCCCCTCCCCGAGCTGCCCCCGGAGGAGGCCCCCTTGGGGGTCTCCTGGGCCCTCTTCGCCGTGGCGGAGACGGGGAGCGTGGCCCTCTCCAGCGAGGACGGGCGCAAGGCCCACCTCCTCCCCCCTACCCACCTGGTCTTCGTGGAGGCGAACCGGGTCTACGGCACCCTCCTCGAGGCCCTCCAGGACCTCCAAACCCTGCCCAGGGCCCTGGGCCTCCACTCCGGCCCCTCCAAGAGCGCCGACATCGGCCAGGTAATGGTCAAAGGGGTGCACGGGCCCGGGAGGCTCGTGGTGGTCGTCCTGGAGTGAGCTCACTCCAGGCGGTAGGCGGGGGGGATGGCGAGGGCGCGGAGGTTGAGCCTAAAGCCCCCCTCCTCCCGCACCACCACGGGCCACCAGACGAAGCTCGCCCGCCCCGCGATCCTCTCCACGGGGATCGGGCCGAAGGTGCGGGAGTCCTCCGAGCCCCCTAGGGTGCGGTTGTCCCCCATGACGAAGTAGTACCCCGGCTTCAGCTTGATCCGCCCCACCTCGCAGACCTCCCCAAGCTCGCTTCGGGCCAAAGTCTCCTGCGAGGGGGGGAGGAGCATCTCCTTGAGGGGCCGGAGGTAGGCGGGAAGAAGCTCCACCGGGAAATCCCCTTGCTGGGTGACGATCCGGGTGAGGCGCCCCCCCTCGTAGCACACCCCGGGGAAGGAGTCGGGCCAGGGGGTGATCCGGTCCGTGATGTGGGTCTCCGCCAAGGGCTTCCCGTTCACGTAAACCACCCCCCGGTCCACGTAGACCTCGTCCCCGGGGACGGCCACGATGCGCTTGATGAAGAAGGCCCGGAAGGAGAAGCCCAAAACGGGGAAGCGGGCCGTGGAGAAGGGGGTGCCCTCCGGGGGCTTGAGGATGGCGATCTCCCCCCGCCGCCACTCCATGAACCCCAGGCGGACGAGCCAGGTCTCCCACTTGGGCACCAGGACCCGCTCGCCGTTCCTCAAGGTGGGGTACATGCTCTGCCCCACCACCCCCACCGTGGTGAAGACGAAGGTGGTGACCAAAAAGGCCACCAGGAGGGCCTCCCCCACCTGGCGGAACCACTCCTTGAACAAGTAGTCCCAAAAGGCCTTCATACCTCCCCCACTCTACTCTCCAGAAAGCGCTTGGCCGCCTTCCTGCCCGCCTCCACCGCCTCCTCGAGGCGGAGGAAGTCCTGCACCGCAACCTCCCCGAGCTCGGGCCTCAGGTAGACCTCGGGGGCGTAGAGGGCCATGCGGCTTGCCGTGAGGTGGTGCTGCATCAGGTCCACCGCCCTGAGGGCGAGGCCCAAAACCCCCTCGGGGGGCTTTTCCACGCTCCGCTCCGGGGTCACGTCCACGGCCCAGACCTCCTCCGCCCCCAAGAACCTGGCCGCGTCCACGGGCAGGTTGTCCAGGACCCCGCCGTCAAAGAGGAGGAGGCCCTCCCGCCGCACCGGCCTGAGGAGGAGGGGGTGGGCCGCCGAGGCCAAGACCGCGCTCACCAGGTCGCCCTGGAAGAGGTAGACCACCCGCCCGCTCCGCACCTCCACCGCCGTGACCACGAGCCTGCGCTTGAGGTCGGCGAAATCCTGGGGCAGGTGCTCGGCGAGGTACCGCCTGAGCCGCCCCCGGGAGAAGAGGGCCTCCCGAAAGGAGAAGCCCAAAATCCCGAGCCAGGGGGTGTTCCGGGCGATCTCCAGGATCTCCTGAGGGCTTCTTCCCGCGGCGAAAAGCGCCCCCACGATGGCCCCCATGCTCGCCCCGGCCACCACCTCAAAGTCCAGCCCCGCCTCCACGAAGACCTCCAGGGCGCCGATGTGGGCGAACCCCCTCGCCCCGCCTCCGGAAAGCACGAGGCCGCGCATGGGCCCATGGTACCCGGGTTTTCTGAGGGTATAGTGGGGGCGGTGAGCCTGGTGGGCAAAACCCTCTCGGGCCGCTACCGGGTGGTGCGGCCCCTGGCCCGCGGGGCCCTGGCCCGGGTCTACCTGGCCTTTGACCCCTTCGGCACCCCCTACGCCCTCAAGCTCTTCCCCCCGAAGGCCCGCCCCCGCCGGGACCGGGAGCTTTGGGTGGGGCGAAGGCTCGCCCACCCCAACCTCAACCCCGTCCTCGAGGCCCTGGACCTGGAGGAAGGCCCCGCCCTCCTCCTGGCCTACGCCCCGGGGGAGGAGCTCGGCCGCTGGATGGGGAAAAGCCCCGCGTTTTCCCAGGCGATGCGGGTCTTCCACCAGCTCCTCCTCGCCCTCGCCCACATGCACGAAAAGGGCCTGGTCCACCGGGACGTGAAGCCCGAGAACATCCTGGTGAACGCCGGGGAGGCCCGCCTCCTGGACTTTGACCTCTCGGGCCCCGCCCAGGAGCGTTTCCAAAAGCCCCTTCTCCTGGGCACCCCCGCCTACCTCGCCCCCGAGCTCCTCCGGGGCCTGCCCTCGGGCCCCGAGGCCGACGTCTACGCCGCCGGGATCATCCTCTACTGGATGCTCACCGGGGAGCACCCCTTCGCCGACCCCTCGGGCCAGGTCTCCCTGGACCCCGACCGGGGACCCCATCCGCCCGTGGCGGGGCTCGGCGAGGAGGCCGCCCTTTACCTGGAACGCCTCCTCGCCCCCGACCCCAAGGCGCGCTTCCCCACGGCCCAGGAGGCCCTGAAGGCCTTCCCCTTTTAGCGCCATGCCCTCCTGCCTGCTCCTCTCCACCCTCTTGGGCTCGGCCCTTTTCGCGGGCCTGGGCGAGGTGGCGGTGGGGCGGCTTCTGGTGGAAGGAGGGCACCGGGCCCTGATCCTGGGCCCCGCGGGGGCCTACCTCCTGGAGGGGGAGGCCAACTCCGCCCTCTACGGCCTGGCCCGAAGGCCCGGGGGGTACCTGGCGGTGGGCCACCTAGGGGAGCGCCTCCTCCGGGTCACCTTGGACGCCGAGGGCCGCCCCCTCGCGGCCCTGGTGGGCGGCCAAGGCATCCTCTGGGGGACCGACGGCCGCTTCGCCTGGGGGGGCCACCTGGGGCCCCAGGGCTGGCAGGCGTTGGTCCTAGAGGGGACGCGGGCCCACCGCCTCCCCCTGCCCGCGGAGGGGTACGCCTACGGCGGGCTCTACCGCGCGGGGGTCCTCTTTCTGGTGGGCCGCGTGGCCAGCCCCGGGGGGTTTGACGCCTTCTTCCTCGGCCTCAAAGACGGCTACGCCCAGGGCTACCAAAGCGGCTTCCCGGGGAACGACTACCTCCGCTTCCTGGGCGAGCGGGGAGCGGTGGGGCGCCTGGAGGTGGAAGGGGACTCGGAGGGCCTAGTTCTGGACTGGCCCGGACTTCTTCGGGGAAAGGCCCGCCTCCTGCGCCGCCCCGGCTTTGACTACCTCAGGGCCTGGCAGGGGGCGTACCTCGTGGGGGAGGCGGAGGTGGCGGGCGTCCTCCAGGGCCTCTGGCTCGGGCCCAAAGGAGCCCGCCACGGGGGAGGCCCAGGGGCTTCCCTCCGGGCCCTAGACCCTCCCTGGGCGTACGGGTACTCCTACCGGGCCCTCTTCCAGGGGGAGGGGCTTTTCCTGGACCTCGAGGCCGAGGCGGGGGAGCCCATTCCCTACCGCACGGAACCCCTCACCCTCCCCAAAAGGCCCTGGACCCTCAAGGCCTCGCCCCTTCCCCTCTCCTGGTATCCGGCCTCCTTCCGGAAGATCCCCCCACCCGGCAAGAGGCCCTGCCCCAGGCCCTAGCGGGCGAAGGCCCCCTGGGCGAGAAAGGCGAGGATCCCCTCCGCCAGGCCCTGGGCTACCCGTTCCCGGTAGGCCGCCTCGGCGAGCCTCCGCCCCTCGGCAGGGTGGTCCCCGAAGCCGATCTCCACCAGGACCGCCGGCACCTTGGCGTAGCGGAGAACGAAGAAGTCGCCGGGGAAACTCCCCCGGTAGGGGCTTCCCGTGGCCTGGGAGAGCTTCCGGCCCAGGGTCTCCGCCAGGCGCTGGCTGTAGCGCTGGTTCGCCTGGGCCACGATGTCCGTGAGGATCCGCTCCGCCACGCTCTTGGCCTCCTCGGTGAGGCGCCGGCCCAGCTCCCCGCCGCCGTTTTCCCGGATCACCTGGGCCACGACCCTCGGGTCCTGCGCCCGGCCGAAGTAGTAGGCCTCCACCCCTTGGGCGGTGCGGGTGGGGGAGGCGTTCACGTGGATGGAGATGAAGAGGTTCACCCGGGAGCTGTCCGCCATGGCCGCCCGCCGGGAAAGGTCCTCCCGCTTGTCGGGGGAGAGGTGCATGTCCTTGTCCCGGGTGAGGCGGACCTCAATCCCCTCCTTCTCCAGGAGGCGCTTGAGGCGGAGGGCCACGTCCAGGACCACCTCCTTTTCCACCACGTGCCCCACCATCCCCGGGTCCACCCCGCCGTGCCCCGGGTCCAGGAGGACCACGGGCTTAGGGGGGTCGGGGGGCTTGGGCTTCGGCGGCGGAGGGGGGGCGGTGGCCTTTTGCGCGAGGCTCAGGTCCAAGACCAGGCGCTCGGGGTCCTTGTAGCGGGAAACGGTCACCTCCACCGGCCCCTTGGTGCGGATGAGGACCCGGACCCCTTCCTTCTCCGGAAGGGTCTGGACCGAGGCCACCTCCTTGGAGTTCACCACCTCCTCCGTGGGCGGGGCCTTGAGGCCCAAGAGCACCACCACGAGGAGGTTCTCCCCCCGCTCCAGGGTGTAGCGCACCGCCTCCGAGGGCAGGTCAAAGACGACCCGGGTGAAGCCCTCCTGGACCCCCACCCGGGGAAAGGCCCAAGCCCAGGCCCAAAGCCAGAGGAAGAGGAGAAGGAAGCGCATCTACGCCCCATTCTAGCCGTCCGGATGAGGGCCTGGTAAAATCCGGCTCATGACGAAGAAGGTCGTGGTCCACCAGATCGTGGGGCACCGCTTCCTGGGCGTGAACGAGCAGGGGGACAAGGTGATGATTGACGGGGACCAGCCCTCCACCGGACCCCGCCCCATGGAGCTCCTCCTCATGGCCCTCGGGGCCTGCACCGCCTACGACGTGGTGGACATCATGCGCAAGAAAAAGCAGCCCCTCGCCCGCTACCGGGTGGAGGTGGAGGGGGAAAGGGCCGAGACCCACCCCAGGCGCTACACCCGCATCACCGTGACCCACATCGCCTCGGGGCCGGGCGTGACCCTCGAGGCCCTGGAGCGGGCCGTCCACCTCTCCCACACCAAGTACTGCTCCGTCTCGGCCACCCTCAACGCCGAGATCACCACCCGGGTCGTCCTGGAGCCCTGGGAGGGGGAGGAAGGAGAGGGCTGATGCTCCTCGCGGTGGACATCGGCAACACCTCCACCGCCTTAGGGCTCTTCTCCGGGGAAGAACTCATCGCCCACTTCCGCATCCACACCGACCGGATGCGGATGGAAAGCGAGTACCGGGTCATCCTGAAAAACCTCTTCGCCCTGGAGGACCTCCCGCCCCCCAAGGCCGCCCTCCTCGCAAGCGTGGTCCCCCCCGTGGAGCGGGAAATGAAGCGGGCCATTGAACGGCTCTTCGGGGTGGAGGCCCGGGTGGTGGAGGCGGCGGACACGGGCCTCGAGGTCCTCATAGACAACCCCAGGGAGGCCGGGGCCGACCGCCTGGTGAACGCCGTGGGCGCCCTGGCCTACCCGAGCCCCACGGGGCGCTACATCGTGGTGGACTTCGGCACCGCCACCACCTTTGACCTGGTGGAGGCGCCCAACCGCTACCTGGGCGGGGCCATCGCCATCGGCCCCCAGACCGCGGCGGACGCCCTGGCCCAACGGACCGCCAAGCTCCCCCGCATAGACCTCACCCCGCCCAAGGCCGCGGTGGGGAAGAACACCCTCGAGGCCCTCCGCTCCGGCCTCGTCCTGGGGTACGCCGCCCTGGTGGAGGGGATGGTGCGCCGCTTCAAGGAGGAGGCCGGGGAGGCCCTGGTGATCGCCACGGGGGGGTTCGCCGAGACCCTTAGGCCCCTCTGCCCCTGCTTTGACGTGGTGGACGAGGACCTCACCCTCAAGGGGCTTCTCCGCATCCACCTGGGGCGAGGGTGAACCAGTAAACCCACCTCCCCTCCTCCTCCAAGAGGGCGTACCGCCACCCCTCCACCCGGTAGCACCCCAGGTCGCGCCAGACCCCGGGCCTCTCCCGGAGGAAGACCCTTAAGGGCGTACCCTCCCGGTGGGCGAGGAGAAGGCGCAGGTTCCCCCCCACGGGCTCCTGGTCCCCCCGTTTTCCCTCGCCCATATAGAGGATGCGGCCGTCCGGGAGGAAGCGGTTGCGGTAGCCCGACTCCCCCCGATCCACCAAAAGGCTCCGCCTCCCGATCCCCTTTCGCGTCCGGTGGTAGCCGAGAACCTCGCTCCAGGTCAAGCTTGACACTCGCCGCACGCCCGATTATCATCCTAAGTGCCCGGTCGGACGCCCCCGACCCGGCAACAACCCAAGGCCCCGTGGTGTAGTTGGTTAACACACCCGCCTGTCACGTGGGAGATCGCGGGTTCGAGTCCCGTCGGGGCCGCCACGCCGAGGTAGCTCAGTTGGTAGAGCATGCGACTGAAAATCGCAGTGTCGGCGGTTCGATTCCGCCCCTCGGCACCAAGGACGAGCCTGGCGCCCGCTCCAAAGTGAGCGGGCGTTTTGCTTTGGTGGGTTGCTAAACTGGGCGGGAAGGGGGCGACGCGCGTCACGCCTACGCTTCCCTCCCCCCTTGGAGGCGAGGGTATGAGGCGGTAGGGGTTCGCCGGGGCCTGGACGTCCGCAAGGACCCCAGGCCCTACCCCTGGGTTTACCCACCAAGCCTAGCGGCGCCGGTCTGTGCTAGGCTAAAGCAAGATACTAACCATTCCAGAACTATGTGAGGAGCGAAGCAATCTATTGCGTACTGATACCTATTCTTCCCCTCTTGACAGTATTGACGACCCCTCCTAAAGTGAAAGCCAAGCAGACGGGGCCGACCCCCCGGAAGCGGAAGAAAAGGAGGGATGAAGATGAAGAAGCTGATCGCGCGTGTGTTGGTTCTTCTCGGCAGCTTGATCGCTCTCGGGCTTGCGGCTGGAGCAAGTGCTCGCTGGGAATAGGAAGGAGGCCAGCTAAGCTGGCCTCCTTTTTCTTGCACCGGGGAAGGGGGATTTGCTACACTCAGGCCACCATGGCCTTTAAACGCTTGGAGCTTCCCCCGCCGCGGGTGCTCCTTTTGGTCCTTTCGGCCTTCCTGGGCTTCCTGGCCCTGGAGGGTTTCTTGCTTTGGGCCTACAGAAGTGCGCCCCTCCGCTTGAGCCTCCTGGACCTGCTCTTCTGGGGGGCGCTTATGCTTTGGAGCGTATCCGTTCGCGTCCCCCTTCCCTTAAGCGCCAGCATGAGCCAGTTTTTTATCTTTGCCCTGGCTTTGGTAGCGTTAACATCCCCATGGGTACCACCCCTTCTCAGCTTTTTGCTTCAGTGGCGCCGAAAAGTCTGGTACAAGGAGCTCTTTAATAGCTCCCAGAATGCTTTGGCCACCGCCCTGGCGGCCCTGGTTTGGCAGTTCTTTCAGCAGAACCCCCTATATCTCGGCTCGTGGGACCTTTCCGCCGGGGTAGGCATCGCCGCGGCCTCCCTGGCCTTCTTCCTAGCCAACACCACCCTGGTAACCACCGCCATCCACCTAGCCAACGACGTTCCCTGGCATGAAGCGTGGCGGAAAAACTTCAGCTGGCTTGCCCTCAGCTACCTCCTCCTCTCCCCCATCGCCCTCCTCCTCGCCCGGGCGTACGAAACGCCCCTCCTGGGGAACTGGGGTGGGTGGACGGTGCTCTTCTTCCTCATCCCCCTCTACTACAGCCGCTTCTACTGGGACGAGAAGGTGCGCCTGGAGCAGGCCTTTGACACCACCTTGGAGCTTCTGATGAACGCCCTCGAGGCCAAGGACCCCATGACCCGCCTCCACTCCGAACGGGTGGCGGACATCGCCCGCGACCTGGCCCGCAAGGTCAAGGACGGGAACGAGGCCTACGCCCAGGCCATCTACCGGGCGGCCAGGCTCCACGACATCGGCAAGATCGCCATCCCCGAGGCCGTCCTCCTCAAGCCCGGATCCCTCACCCCCGAGGAGTTCGCCCTCATCCAAAGCCACACCACCAAGGGGGCCGAGCTCCTCTCTCCGGCGCGGAAGGTGGCCTTTGACCAGCTCGTCTACAACGTCATCCTGCACCACCACGAGCGCTGGGACGGGCGGGGCTACCCCAAGCGGCTCGCCGGGCACGAGATCCCCGAGGAGGCCCGCATCGTGGGCCTGGCGGACGCTTACGAGGCCATGACCGCGGGGCGGCCCTACCGCAAGGCCAAGACCCCCGAGGAAGCGCTGAGGGAGGTCCAGGAGCTTTCCGGCCACCAGTTTGACCCCCGGTTGGTGGAAGCCTTCACCGAGCTTTGGGCGCAGAACCCCATCTGGCGCGACCGCCACGCCTATCTGGCGGCAAAGGAGGGATCGGTATCACGCTCTACCTTCTCGCAGCCCTCTTCGGCCTCGGCCTCGCCCTCGCCCTCGGAGCCCGGCCCAAGGACCTCGGAGGAATAGAGCTCAGGGCGGCCTGGGCCTTCTTTCTGGCCGCCCTCTTGGAAGGGGGGTTGGCCTACGGGACCTACCGGGGCCTCTTCGCCCCGGAGGTGGCCGGCCCCTTGGCCAAGCTTCTGGTCCTCCTCCTGGTGGGCTACGGCCTTTACCAGAACCGCCACCTCAAAAGCCTCTACCTGGTCCTTCTCGGCCTCCTCCTCAACGCCCTCGTCATCTTCGCCAACGGGGGGCACATGCCCGTGAGCCCCACCGCCCTCCACCGGGCGGGCATCGGGGAGTTCGCGGACCTCCTCCGGGACAAAGGGGACGCGGTCCACGCGCTTCTGGACGAGAAGACCCGCCTCCCCTTCCTGGGGGACGTCATCCCCCTGCCTCCCCTGAGGAAGGTCGTGAGCCCGGGGGACCTCTTCATCCTCTTGGGGATCGTCGGCGTGGTGGTGGAGGGGGCCCTCAAGGGCGG of the Thermus thermophilus HB8 genome contains:
- a CDS encoding (Fe-S)-binding protein, with amino-acid sequence MRVALFITCLADQFYAEAGVAAVRLLRALGVEVDFPEGQTCCGQPAFNAGYWDEARPLAKRTLEVFEEAEYVVLPSGSCTSMVKNHYPELLPGNREALAMAEKTYELSQFLVRVLGVEKLGEGLKGRRVAYHHGCHALRELGVREEPLLLLQNAGAEVLPWEAWEECCGFGGLFSVKLPEVSLAMADRKLATLPKAEVLTSTDAGCLLHLAGRLGKKGENLRVAPLATLLWEAYAG
- the lepB gene encoding signal peptidase I translates to MKAFWDYLFKEWFRQVGEALLVAFLVTTFVFTTVGVVGQSMYPTLRNGERVLVPKWETWLVRLGFMEWRRGEIAILKPPEGTPFSTARFPVLGFSFRAFFIKRIVAVPGDEVYVDRGVVYVNGKPLAETHITDRITPWPDSFPGVCYEGGRLTRIVTQQGDFPVELLPAYLRPLKEMLLPPSQETLARSELGEVCEVGRIKLKPGYYFVMGDNRTLGGSEDSRTFGPIPVERIAGRASFVWWPVVVREEGGFRLNLRALAIPPAYRLE
- a CDS encoding DUF5317 domain-containing protein; translated protein: MAYGTYRGLFAPEVAGPLAKLLVLLLVGYGLYQNRHLKSLYLVLLGLLLNALVIFANGGHMPVSPTALHRAGIGEFADLLRDKGDAVHALLDEKTRLPFLGDVIPLPPLRKVVSPGDLFILLGIVGVVVEGALKGGVRLRRRALALRLLLYLAFVLALLALRG
- a CDS encoding N-acetylmuramoyl-L-alanine amidase family protein, coding for MRFLLLFLWLWAWAWAFPRVGVQEGFTRVVFDLPSEAVRYTLERGENLLVVVLLGLKAPPTEEVVNSKEVASVQTLPEKEGVRVLIRTKGPVEVTVSRYKDPERLVLDLSLAQKATAPPPPPKPKPPDPPKPVVLLDPGHGGVDPGMVGHVVEKEVVLDVALRLKRLLEKEGIEVRLTRDKDMHLSPDKREDLSRRAAMADSSRVNLFISIHVNASPTRTAQGVEAYYFGRAQDPRVVAQVIRENGGGELGRRLTEEAKSVAERILTDIVAQANQRYSQRLAETLGRKLSQATGSPYRGSFPGDFFVLRYAKVPAVLVEIGFGDHPAEGRRLAEAAYRERVAQGLAEGILAFLAQGAFAR
- a CDS encoding HD-GYP domain-containing protein, with protein sequence MAFKRLELPPPRVLLLVLSAFLGFLALEGFLLWAYRSAPLRLSLLDLLFWGALMLWSVSVRVPLPLSASMSQFFIFALALVALTSPWVPPLLSFLLQWRRKVWYKELFNSSQNALATALAALVWQFFQQNPLYLGSWDLSAGVGIAAASLAFFLANTTLVTTAIHLANDVPWHEAWRKNFSWLALSYLLLSPIALLLARAYETPLLGNWGGWTVLFFLIPLYYSRFYWDEKVRLEQAFDTTLELLMNALEAKDPMTRLHSERVADIARDLARKVKDGNEAYAQAIYRAARLHDIGKIAIPEAVLLKPGSLTPEEFALIQSHTTKGAELLSPARKVAFDQLVYNVILHHHERWDGRGYPKRLAGHEIPEEARIVGLADAYEAMTAGRPYRKAKTPEEALREVQELSGHQFDPRLVEAFTELWAQNPIWRDRHAYLAAKEGSVSRSTFSQPSSASASPSPSEPGPRTSEE
- a CDS encoding LutC/YkgG family protein, with the protein product MEARTRILARVQRALKERPKALLPEHPHTPLHEDPVDLLLRRLQENGAEATRLPREEAKAFAQRLAEGLPGAAFGKTLPQDLRPPLPELPPEEAPLGVSWALFAVAETGSVALSSEDGRKAHLLPPTHLVFVEANRVYGTLLEALQDLQTLPRALGLHSGPSKSADIGQVMVKGVHGPGRLVVVVLE
- a CDS encoding LutB/LldF family L-lactate oxidation iron-sulfur protein, which encodes MRAKAKLYPKEAARLIREKPGVREAVTGATLHFERNRLKAYAEVPIEAWRERAKAVKDHVLTHLDHYLELAERRLRENGVQVHWAETPEDAHRVLREVVARHGVKRAVKAKSMLTEELGVNPLLEALGVEVYETDLGEYLIQLLGEPPSHIVGPAIHLSLEEIQRLFHQRFGTPLDAPPEALAQVARKVLREAFLTAELGISGANFLVAETGTLALMENEGNIRLSTSLPRVHVAFVGIEKLLPRFADLALFLPLAARAATGQRLSTFVSLIQGPAREGEEGPLEVHVVLVDHGRTALLHDPEAWETLRCLRCGACLNACPVYRQTGGHPYGYVYSGPIGAVLDPGLLTLEEAYPLPYASTLCGACLEACPVKIPIPKLLLTWRHRAVEEGLTPSWEHGAMRAFRKVMESPALYRLFSKGLRGLPLPQDLLPLLKAWTEGRGPLKPSPKPFHELWKEVERGG
- a CDS encoding patatin-like phospholipase family protein; amino-acid sequence: MRGLVLSGGGARGFAHIGALEVFVEAGLDFEVVAGASMGAIVGALFAAGRSPQEILEIARNTPWLGILGFSFREALFSRGRLRRYLAEHLPQDFADLKRRLVVTAVEVRSGRVVYLFQGDLVSAVLASAAHPLLLRPVRREGLLLFDGGVLDNLPVDAARFLGAEEVWAVDVTPERSVEKPPEGVLGLALRAVDLMQHHLTASRMALYAPEVYLRPELGEVAVQDFLRLEEAVEAGRKAAKRFLESRVGEV
- a CDS encoding OsmC family protein, which encodes MTKKVVVHQIVGHRFLGVNEQGDKVMIDGDQPSTGPRPMELLLMALGACTAYDVVDIMRKKKQPLARYRVEVEGERAETHPRRYTRITVTHIASGPGVTLEALERAVHLSHTKYCSVSATLNAEITTRVVLEPWEGEEGEG
- a CDS encoding type III pantothenate kinase; amino-acid sequence: MLLAVDIGNTSTALGLFSGEELIAHFRIHTDRMRMESEYRVILKNLFALEDLPPPKAALLASVVPPVEREMKRAIERLFGVEARVVEAADTGLEVLIDNPREAGADRLVNAVGALAYPSPTGRYIVVDFGTATTFDLVEAPNRYLGGAIAIGPQTAADALAQRTAKLPRIDLTPPKAAVGKNTLEALRSGLVLGYAALVEGMVRRFKEEAGEALVIATGGFAETLRPLCPCFDVVDEDLTLKGLLRIHLGRG
- a CDS encoding serine/threonine-protein kinase encodes the protein MSLVGKTLSGRYRVVRPLARGALARVYLAFDPFGTPYALKLFPPKARPRRDRELWVGRRLAHPNLNPVLEALDLEEGPALLLAYAPGEELGRWMGKSPAFSQAMRVFHQLLLALAHMHEKGLVHRDVKPENILVNAGEARLLDFDLSGPAQERFQKPLLLGTPAYLAPELLRGLPSGPEADVYAAGIILYWMLTGEHPFADPSGQVSLDPDRGPHPPVAGLGEEAALYLERLLAPDPKARFPTAQEALKAFPF